The sequence AAAATAAACACCTGTCATTTATTATAATAATTCTTTTTTTTTATCATATCAATGTTCTTAATTTATGTCAATATCGTTATGTGCATAACATAAAAGCGTGTTTAATTTAGTCCTGAATAGGATGCACGAGTATGAGGGCGGCTTCTTCACGGCGTAAACTAAGGTGGTAATCCTGCATTCTAAGCTCCATAGGATCACCCAGTGGGGCTATTCTTTCCACTTCAAGTTCAGCGCCTGGAACAAGTCCCATTTCCAAAATCCGGCGCTTAATGGAGGTGTTTTTTCCTTGAATCTTGATTATTCGGGCTTTTTGCCCGGGAAGCAGGGCATCAAGTGATAATCTTAAAACTGACCCAAGTGGGGATGGATGTTCTTCTCCAAGCCAATCGGCCATACGAAAAATTGTTTCCGGGCTGATGACATGCTCTATCAAACAAGCGTCTTTTTCCGCCACTGCAGGTGAAACTTTGAGAATTTCCAGAAGAAAGCTGCTGATAATCTGGTGCCTATGCCAAACGTCTTGTGCCTGGAATCGTCCTTTTTCGGTAAGGGATATTGTTCCATAAGGGGCCTGATTTACCAAACCATCACGGCGCAGTGAGGCCACGGCCTGAGTGACGCTGGGTTTGGCTATTTTAAGCCTTTTAGCAATATCACTGATTTTGGCTGTGCCATTTTCCTCGCAAAGCTTGAGAATAGTCTCTAAATAATCCTCCAAAGACGGGCTCAAGGTTTCAGCCATTTAAAACACCCCCGCCAATTTCATTATTCATAACGTTGGTTGTAACCCAGCTCTCCGATAATTGTCGTGGTCGTGCGGAATAAAACTTTTCTACATCTTCTAAAAACGTTTCTTTTTCAAAAGAAATACCAATGTCCTGCAATTTATCAACGATTTCCTCTGTACCCATTTCATTTACTTTTTCGTATGACCAAAGGTTGTCCAAATACCGCTCGAAGCTATTTTGCGCTGCTTCCGGCAATGGTTTACCAAGACAACACTTTTTATATTTTTTGCCGCTGCCACAGGGACAAGGATCATTTCTTCTTACTTTACTTATCATGCCCTTCTCCTTTTTACGATGAAATATTGTCTACACAATTTGATGCTTTCCGCAATTTGGACCGGCAGTGTTTCTACCAGAGAATAGTACTGCAGGCACACTTTTAAGTACAATCAAGACGCTAGGCGAATGGCTTAAGTCCTATGCTCACGAGACGATTGGCTCGTTTTTTTCGCAACCAGAAAGAATTAACAAAATAGCTTCCGATTCAAGCCGGATCCTTTCTTGGGTTTGGTCGTCAAACGGACGATTTAGACAACATACGCCAAGGTAAATCATCGCTATCTACCCCAAATTTCTATATGCATTATAACATTTTGAGTAATCTCTACGCTACAATGAGGTACAATCATAACCTGCCAAACCGACGCTATTTTTTTTATAAGTAAAGTTAGTCCGCTTTGAGTATGATGTCCGTAATGCGCCGGGAAAAGCTTGTTTAGAAAGGCGAATGGATACATAAAACTCGTAATTTGTTATTTATTCTTCGATGAATTGAACCAGCTCTTTATTGAACCTTTCAAGCTGATCATAAAACAAGAAATGACCGCATGATTCAAACGGCACAAGTTTTGCGTTTGCAATCCCTCTTTGTTGAGCTATTGCCAGCGGGTAAAGACATACTTTATCGTTAAGGCCGTGAAGAATCAGGGTGGGTACATGAATTGCCGCCATATCTTTAAATAGTTCTTCTTCATTCAGCCATGCATATGCAATCGCCACGGTAGCCCAACTTGCAGCTTGGAGGCCTAAATCAAAGATCCAATCGGAAAGAGCAGGCGTGACATAACTATGAAAAATCATGTTGCCGAAGTTCCTGAGCATATTGGGGCGATCTTGATATGTTGTTGTACTGGTATTCGAAGAGATTATGATTTCCGGGCCATCCGTGTATAAATAGAATAGTTTTGCTTCCGGCTGGATTAATATCTTCAACATAAATGTATACATCTGGTTCTGCATTTACGATATACACTGGGTTTCTATTCTCAGACCAGCCCCAGCAGCCGAGCGCTCTGAGCAACGACAAAACACAGAATAATTCCTGTAGCAGTCGTAATGGCAAATGTTATGAGGGTCCATTTTATGCTCTGAGTTTCCTTCTTAATAGTCAACAGCGTTATTCCACAGGGATAATGGTTCAAGCAGAACAGCATTGTACATACCGCCGTCAGCCAGGTCCATCCATTGACGAGAAAGAGTTCCCGCAAGGCCTGCAGATTGTCCAACTCAATCATCTGGCCGGCGGACATGTAACTCATTACTAAAATAGGAATGACAATCTCATTGGCCGGTAAGCCAAGGATGAATGCCATCAATATAAAGCCATCCAAGCCCAACATACGGCCAAACGGACCCAGCAGGTTTGCTCCGTGCTGTAAAATGCTGAGATCTCCTATATATATATTGGCAAATGCCCAGGTAATCATGCCCGCCGGAGCCGCCACGATGATTGCTCTGGCAAGAACGAACAAGGTACGGTCATAAAGAGAACGAACAATAATTCTTCCGATCTGCGGTTTGCGGTAAGGGGGAAGCTCCAGGGCAAAAGATGAAGGAATCCCTTTCAGTATCGTTTTTGACAAGAGTTTTGATACGATAAGAGTAATCATGACACCTGTTACTATGGCTGCCAGGATGATTAGAGAAGCTATGACAGACTGATGGCTTCCCAATTCCCCGGCAATAAAAACAGTGGCCAGGGCGATCAGGGTTGGGAAACGCCCGTTGCAGGGCACATAATTGTTGGTAATAATAGAAATGAGCCGCTCCCTGGGAGAATCAATGATTCTGCAGGATATTATACCTGCCGCGTTGCATCCAAATCCCATACACATAGTCAATGCCTGTTTGCCATGGGCGCACGCCTTCTTGAAATAATTATCCAGATTGAAGGCTATGCGCGGAAGGTAGCCCAAATCTTCCAGTAAGGTAAACAAAGGGAAAAATATAGCCATTGGAGGCAGCATAACCGATATTACCCAGGCCAGAGTCCGATACATTCCTAAGACAAATAGCCCGTGCAGCCAACCAGGCCAGCCCGCAGATAAAAATAGCTGGGTCAGGCGTTCCTGTCCCCAGAAGAGGCCATTCCCCAGGACCTGTGAAGGATAATTGGCCCCCTTGATGGTAATCCAGAAGACCAGCCCTAACAGCGCCATCATTACCGGGATCCCCCAAATCCTGGAGGTAAGAACGCTGTCTATCCTGCGGTCCAAGTCGTTGTAGTTTTGCTTCTCACACCGCAATACTCTTTGAGTAATTTCCTCAGCCTGGGCAACAATGCAGGTAACTATATGGTCACGCAGGCTGCCCCGATCCAGATGATCTTCCAGAAGCATTTGATCAGCTAACGCCAAAGCATCGGATAGTTGTTCGCTTTTACGAATCCTGAAAAAGGGAAACTGCGCCAGCGAAGCCTCAGCGTCCCGGTCTCCGTCAAGCAGCCGAAGCGCAACCCACCTTCTGTTTACATTTTTATCAACAATGCCTTGAACTATAGGTTCAAGCAGGTTAAGACATTCTCCCACTGCAGAACCATAACGGATCCGCAAAGGAACAGTTTTTGTTTTACCCATCGCCACCTGACAAACTGCATCCTTTAATGCATCCAAACCCGCCCCGTCCCGCGCGCTTGTTCCGATTACCGGTATTCCAAGTATTTTAGAAAGCGCAGGCAAATCAATCCGAATCTTCTTCCGTTTTGCTTCATCCAGCAGATTTACACAAAGTACTACATGATCAGTAATCTCCATTACCTGTAACACCAGATTCAGGTTTCTTTCCAGACAAGTTGCATCGGTAACAACTACGGTTGCCCTGGGTTCTCCCGAACAAATAAAATCGCGGGCAATTTCCTCATCAACCGAATTTGCAAACAGGGAGTACGTTCCGGGCAAATCAATGAGAACGAATCTTTGATCCTGATGGATATACCTTCCCTGTGCGTTTGTGACTGTTTTTCCGGGCCAGTTGCCGGTATGCTGTTTAAGACCGGTCAAACTGTTAAAAACTGTACTTTTACCAGTGTTGGGATTGCCGGCTAAGGCAATCATTAAATCCCCGT is a genomic window of Desulfotomaculum sp. containing:
- a CDS encoding ferrous iron transporter A, whose protein sequence is MAETLSPSLEDYLETILKLCEENGTAKISDIAKRLKIAKPSVTQAVASLRRDGLVNQAPYGTISLTEKGRFQAQDVWHRHQIISSFLLEILKVSPAVAEKDACLIEHVISPETIFRMADWLGEEHPSPLGSVLRLSLDALLPGQKARIIKIQGKNTSIKRRILEMGLVPGAELEVERIAPLGDPMELRMQDYHLSLRREEAALILVHPIQD
- the feoB gene encoding ferrous iron transport protein B, which codes for MIALAGNPNTGKSTVFNSLTGLKQHTGNWPGKTVTNAQGRYIHQDQRFVLIDLPGTYSLFANSVDEEIARDFICSGEPRATVVVTDATCLERNLNLVLQVMEITDHVVLCVNLLDEAKRKKIRIDLPALSKILGIPVIGTSARDGAGLDALKDAVCQVAMGKTKTVPLRIRYGSAVGECLNLLEPIVQGIVDKNVNRRWVALRLLDGDRDAEASLAQFPFFRIRKSEQLSDALALADQMLLEDHLDRGSLRDHIVTCIVAQAEEITQRVLRCEKQNYNDLDRRIDSVLTSRIWGIPVMMALLGLVFWITIKGANYPSQVLGNGLFWGQERLTQLFLSAGWPGWLHGLFVLGMYRTLAWVISVMLPPMAIFFPLFTLLEDLGYLPRIAFNLDNYFKKACAHGKQALTMCMGFGCNAAGIISCRIIDSPRERLISIITNNYVPCNGRFPTLIALATVFIAGELGSHQSVIASLIILAAIVTGVMITLIVSKLLSKTILKGIPSSFALELPPYRKPQIGRIIVRSLYDRTLFVLARAIIVAAPAGMITWAFANIYIGDLSILQHGANLLGPFGRMLGLDGFILMAFILGLPANEIVIPILVMSYMSAGQMIELDNLQALRELFLVNGWTWLTAVCTMLFCLNHYPCGITLLTIKKETQSIKWTLITFAITTATGIILCFVVAQSARLLGLV